In Candidatus Methylomirabilota bacterium, the sequence CGCCGACGACGACCGCCGACCCGAGCGACGTCGCGCCCGTCTCCTCCACGTCCCCGCCCTCGCCGAGGAACCGGCGGCGCGCGGCCTCGACCCGCTCCACCTCCTGCTCGGAGCTCGAGGCGACGTAGGCGCCGGCGCCCATCGAGAGCGCCCCCGCCACGGCCACCGTGGAGCCCGCGATCAGCACGGTCGCCGCGTCGCCGAACGCGCCGAAGAACCCGCTCACCGCGCCCAGGATCTCCACGAGGCCGTCGTTCAGGCCGAGGAAGATGTCGCGGACGCGCCGCGGGCTGATCCGCCGCTCCCCCTCGCCCATCACCACCGCGTCCTCGTGCTTGAACTCGTCCTCGAGGACCTCGTGGACGGCGCCGCCGAGCGGCCCGCCCTCGTAGCGGCGCCAGACGGTGAGGTACTTGCGCACGCCGTGGACCTCGATCGCCTCGAGGACGAGGTGGATCGCCGGCGCGCCGAAGAGGCGGCACACGCCGACGAGGAGGGCGAGCTTCAGGCGGCGGCCGAGGTCGAGCTTCGCCGGGGCCAGGTCGAAGAAGTCCTGCCAGAACTTGACGTGCCGTGTCTCGACCGCGATCAGCTCGTCGAGCGTCCGCCGGAGGTCGCCGCGCGCGGTGTCGCGCAGCGCCGTGTACAGCGAGAGGTCGAACACCTCGTCGAGGACGAGCCGGCGCGCGAGCTTCGCGTCGGCCGTCACCAGCTCCCCGGGACCGGCTCGACGATGTGCAGGCCCGTGTTGGCCCGGTCGACGAGGTAGACGAAGCCGCGCTCGTCCACCTCGACGTTGTTCGTCTGGATCGCCGTCTTGCAGCGGTCGCGGCCGCCGACCTTGACGCAGCGCGGGTCGGTGTTCGCCGTGGTCGCCGGGATGAAGAAGCCGGCCTCACGCGGGTGGAACGGGTCCCGGATATCCACGGCGCGCACGCCGGCGTTGAAGTACGCGAGGAACACGAGCTTGCCGTAGTAGACCGCCGCGAACGACTCGTTGGACGAGTGCGGGCCGAAGCGGCCGCCGCGGTTGCAGAAGTCGCCGGGCGCCGCGGGCACCTGGAAGGTGGCGACGGAGAAGGGCCTGGACGGCGTCGTCACGTCCACGAGGAACGTGAGCTGGCGCGCCTCCTGGCACTCGTTCCGGAGCGACTCCGACACGAGCACGACGAAGTCGCGCAGCGCGCCGCGCGCGTTGCCGGCGAAGTCGCGCACGGCCACGCCCAGGACGGGGAAGCTCGTGTGGCCGCCCCAGTCGGGCGCCATGTCAAGCCGGCCGATCTGCGGGTACAGGAGGTTCTCGCGCGTGGGCGCGAACGGGTCGGGTGCCTGGGGGTCTCCCGTGAGGAGCTTCGCGCGGTCCACGATCTGGAGCACGCCCTTCGCCCCGGTGCCATAGGCGAAGTAGACGCGGCCCCGGAAGGCGATGGGCCCGTGGACGCCCTCGGGCGCCTCGCCCGTCGCGCCCGGCTCCTGGCCCGGCAGCCCGAAGTCGCGGATGAAGCGCGGGCGGCGCGGATCGGCGAGGTCGAAGATCTTCGTCATCCGGTTCGTGCGCCAGCCCTGCGGGCGACCGTCGGAGACGAGGTAGGCGATGCCGGTGTCGCACTCCCACCAGTTCTTGTGCGTCTCGCCGAGGCCGCTGACCACCGTCGTCAGGAGCGACGGCCGGTCGGGGTCGCTCACGTCCCAGACCTCGTGCGCGAGCTTGCCGAGGGTGCGCAGGAGGTACGTCTTCGCCGGATCGCCCTTCGGGAGCGTCCGGCCGTCGCACACGCGCACCATCGCGGCGCCGCCCGCCTCGGCCTCGCCCGGCGCGCCCGGGATGTGATGGAGGTACCGCGGGTTCCGCGGGTCCGTCACGTCCACGATCGACGTCCCGTTCAGCTCGTCGCGGCCCGTGAGCGGATTGGGCTTGAGCCCGCCGTGATGGCCGACGTAGGCGATCCAGCGCTCGCCCTGCCTCACGGCGAGGGGCTGGTAGGCCGAGCGGGCCTGGAGGTCGTGGGTGCCGACGAGCCGCATGTTCCGGCTCTCCGCGGTCGGCGCCTGCGCGGCGCCCGGCGCGACCGCGGCGAGCAGCAGGCATCCGGCGAGGGTCGCGCGGCCCGGCGCCGTCATTCGACGACGCGATCGGCGCGCACGAGCAGCGACGGCGGGAGCGTGAGCCCGAGCGCCTTCGCGGTCTTCACGTTGATCACGAGCTCGAACTTCGTAGGCTCCTCGACGGGAAGATCGGCGGGCCGGGCGCCTCTCAGGATCTTGTCGATGTAGACGCCCGCCCGGCGCGCGAGGTCCGCGGCGTTGGTCCCGTAAGACATGAGGCCGCCCGCGTCTACGGCCTGCTGCACGATGCCCTCGAACACCGCCGGGAGCCGGTGCGTCAGCGTGAACTCCACGAGGCGCGGCAGGTCACGGTCGGTGATGGGACCGAAGAGCACGACGAGGCCGCCCGGCCGCTCGCGGCGTATCGCGGCGAACGCGGCGGCGAAGTCCTGGGGCCCCTCGGCCCGGAGCGACTGGATCGTCACGCCGAGCGTCGGCGCCGCGACCTCGATCTCCTTGAACCCCAGCGCCATGGACCTGAACGTCGCGTTCCAGAGCACCGCGACGCGGCTGAGCTTCGGGACCGCCTCCTGGAGAAGCTGGACGCGCTTGGCGCTGAGCTCGGCGAAGTTGACGCCGAGTCCCGTGACGTTCCCACCCGGCCGCGCGAGGCTCGCGACGAGCCCGGTCGCGACCGGGTCGGCGGCCTGGAGCATCACGATGGGGATCGTGCTCGTCGCCGCCTTGGCCACGAGCGTGGACTGCGTGGCCGTCGTGACGATCACGTCCACCTTCAGCGCCACCAGCTCCGCGGCGAGCTCTGGAAGGCGCTCCGGTCGGCCGCCGGCACCGCGGAACTCGATCAGGACGTCGCGCCCGACGACCCAGCCGTGCTCGCGCAGCCCCTCGACCAGCGCCCGGTCGATCGCGCGGGTCTCCGGATCGAACTTCGACCCGAGCCCGGTGAGGACGCCGATCCGCATCGGTCGTCTGGTCGACTGCGCGTCCGTGGCGCGCGGCGCGAGCACGAGACCCAGCGTGGCGCCGAGGAGGAAGGCGCGGCGGCTCGTCGGACGGCCCTGCGGCATCGCGGCCGGACTATAGCACAGCGTCCGGCGCCGGGGCCGCGTCCTCGCCGCGTGGCTCGTCGAGCCGCCGCGGGAAGCGCTCCTCGAGCATGACGTAGAGGGTCGGGATGAGCACGAGCGTGAAGAACGTCGAGACGAGGAGGCCGCCGATCACCGCGATCGCCAGCGGCTGGTTCGCCTCGGTGCCGACGCCGAGCGCGAGGGCCATCGGCAGGAGCCCGACCACCGTCGCGAGGACCGTCATGAGGATGGGCCGGAGGCGGATGCGTCCGGCGCGCGGGACCGCGACGAGGAGCGGCTCGCCGCGCCGCCGGCGCTCGTTGATGTACTCGACGAGGAGCACGCCGTTCGAGACCACGATGCCGACCATCATGATGATCCCCATGAAGGACGTCGTCGAGAGCGTCGTGTTCGTGAGGTAGAGCGCCCAGAAGACGCCGATGAGCCCCATCGGCACCGAGAACATGATCGTGAACGGGTCCTTGAGCGACTTGAACTGGGAGGCGAGGACCATGTAGACGAGGATGACCGCGAGGATCGAGGTGAAGTAGAGGCTCGAGAAGGACTCGCGCTGCTGCTCGGTCTGGCCGCCGAGGCGGATCGTGAAG encodes:
- a CDS encoding VIT1/CCC1 transporter family protein is translated as MTADAKLARRLVLDEVFDLSLYTALRDTARGDLRRTLDELIAVETRHVKFWQDFFDLAPAKLDLGRRLKLALLVGVCRLFGAPAIHLVLEAIEVHGVRKYLTVWRRYEGGPLGGAVHEVLEDEFKHEDAVVMGEGERRISPRRVRDIFLGLNDGLVEILGAVSGFFGAFGDAATVLIAGSTVAVAGALSMGAGAYVASSSEQEVERVEAARRRFLGEGGDVEETGATSLGSAVVVGASYFVGALVPVLPVAFGAATAMPSILTGGVMIIIISSLLAFLSGMDVRRRILTNLVIITAAVVVTYAIGLLTRTLWGVAV
- a CDS encoding ABC transporter substrate-binding protein; this translates as MPQGRPTSRRAFLLGATLGLVLAPRATDAQSTRRPMRIGVLTGLGSKFDPETRAIDRALVEGLREHGWVVGRDVLIEFRGAGGRPERLPELAAELVALKVDVIVTTATQSTLVAKAATSTIPIVMLQAADPVATGLVASLARPGGNVTGLGVNFAELSAKRVQLLQEAVPKLSRVAVLWNATFRSMALGFKEIEVAAPTLGVTIQSLRAEGPQDFAAAFAAIRRERPGGLVVLFGPITDRDLPRLVEFTLTHRLPAVFEGIVQQAVDAGGLMSYGTNAADLARRAGVYIDKILRGARPADLPVEEPTKFELVINVKTAKALGLTLPPSLLVRADRVVE